The following are encoded in a window of Planctomycetia bacterium genomic DNA:
- a CDS encoding peptidoglycan-binding protein produces MAVQSQLFRGDPKLEAASVSDPAHIVPGAAGEHVRKIQQALIALDGATIAADGNYGPATAAAVLAYKRKRNIINPSYQTQADNIVGKMTMAALDREMLAKERGLPDLETVGLLSASLRGDPRLERTLRNDAQHVVPGDRGEFVSLIQNAVLTLEGGNIGPDELRAQLYGTQTAKAVLAYKTRRKIINPAIQTTPDNIVGKLTIRSLDLEMLAFEVQERLSASRNFSIKRRSQGDLP; encoded by the coding sequence CCTAAACTCGAAGCGGCGTCTGTGTCGGACCCAGCCCACATCGTGCCGGGTGCGGCCGGGGAGCACGTCCGCAAGATTCAACAGGCGTTGATTGCACTGGATGGCGCGACCATCGCTGCGGATGGGAATTACGGCCCCGCCACCGCCGCGGCGGTCCTCGCCTATAAGCGGAAACGAAACATCATCAACCCTTCCTATCAAACCCAGGCCGACAATATTGTCGGCAAGATGACGATGGCCGCGCTCGATCGCGAGATGCTGGCGAAGGAGCGTGGCCTTCCCGATCTGGAAACGGTTGGTCTACTATCCGCGTCTTTGCGCGGAGATCCGCGGCTGGAACGGACTCTGCGCAACGACGCCCAGCACGTGGTTCCCGGGGATCGCGGGGAGTTTGTCAGCTTGATTCAAAACGCCGTGCTGACCCTCGAAGGAGGCAACATCGGCCCGGATGAATTACGCGCCCAACTTTATGGAACGCAAACGGCAAAAGCCGTCCTGGCGTACAAGACGCGGCGCAAAATCATCAACCCCGCTATCCAGACCACTCCGGACAATATCGTCGGCAAATTGACTATCCGTAGCCTCGACCTCGAGATGCTGGCATTCGAGGTCCAAGAAAGGCTCAGCGCTAGCCGTAACTTTTCAATCAAACGGCGCTCGCAAGGGGATCTACCATGA